From the genome of Treponema peruense:
CGGAAAAGCAGATGTATTTAAAGCAGGGGATCATCAGTCTACCTTTGGCGGAAACCCTCTTGCCTGTGCAGCAGCGCGTGTTGTTCTTAAAACACTTACTTCTCCTGGATTTTTGGATAATGTAAAAAAGAACGGTGAATATATCCGCAGTACTGTAAAATCATGGAATATGAAGTGCGTTACAGACGTAAGAGGTAAGGGACTTATGACAGGAATTCAGGTTAACTGCGATCCTGTTGACATAGAAAAGAAATGTCTTGCAAAGGGACTTCTTTTTTCTACTGCAGGAAAAGATACACTCAGGCTTGTTCCGCCGCTGAATATTTCAAAGAAAGAAATTGATCTGGGATTGTCTGTCCTTAAGTCGGTTCTTGTATATTATTAATGACGATTGTATCGCCATTAATAATAACTTGCAGTTGCTGCTCAACTGCCATATTTAACTAAAGTTAAGTAACTAAAGTTAAGTAACTAAAGTTAAGTAATAGACTTTTGACCAAACCTGATGTATTATTGATAAATGCAAAAGAAAATAATCATCGGGCTTTTGGTCTGTGCAGTCGCTGCACTGTCAGTTGCCTTTATTGTAAAAAAGTATTTTTATTCTTCAGATAACCAGAAAGTTTCAGCCTCAATTGTTGTTCCGCGCGTAGAGTCAGAAAAAGAAAAGTCTGTAGAAAACAGTTCTGCAGTTGATGAAGAAAATACAATAACTTCCCTGATTCCTCTTCATTCAGATGAAACGCTTATAAGCATTGTGAGCATGGATTTTGACGGCGACAGTTTTGATGACCAGATAAATGCCGTAAAAACTTCATCTTCACCTTATCTTTCACTTGTTGTGGGGCTTTATAATCCTTCCATATCTGAGTACGAAAGAATGTCTGTTATTCCGACAGAAATCTCGCAGGTTAGAACTTTTACCTATACCGGAATGGATTTGACTGGTGACCACAGAGTTTCCCTTGTGTACCAGGGTTTTGCAGAAAACGGTGATTCCATATTGAAGGCATTTTTTGTCGGACGCAAAAACGGCAGGTTCAGCCTTCAGGTAATTGCAGATTTTCGCGGTGACGGTACAATTTTTATACAGCAGGTTGACCGCTATGACGAATATGAGCGTTCACGTGCAAAAGGCATGAGCTTTCCTATTTGGGTTTACAGTTCCGATGTGTCCAAAGAAAACACAACAGACCAGCTTCAGACAAGATATGACTGGAATGAAGAAAGCGGTAAGTATGAGCAGACGCGCCAGATTCGTGTTGCAGGAAGCCGTCTTGCAGCAAAGGAACTTGCAAGAATCCAGGACGGAACTGTTGCCACATTTGCCGGATTTTTGAACGGTCTCTGGGTTAAAAGCGGCGCCCGTGAAGGTGAAATGAGCAGCCTGTTTTTTGACTACAACCTTAAGGAAATAATTTTCTTCAGGGACGATGTTGAAGAAGTATACAACTGGGCACACAGCACAATCAGGCGCAACGGAATTTACCTTACCGCCATAAACCAGGAAATCCAAAATCTGCAGCGCCGTGTGGATGTTTCTTTGAGAAGCGTAGACAGCATTCATATAAGAATCCAGGACGATGTTCGCATGCCTATCATCGAAAGCAATGTCTGGGACGGAGACTACAAAAAATTTACAAATGCGTCACTTTCTTCACAGTATACAGATTCCGGAAAATCTTCTTCGAAAAAGATTTTGTCCCTGCTTGAATCAAAAAAATCCTGGACTACTTCTGACGGAACAGAAATTAAATTTGCAGGCGGAAGATATGTTTCTGCAGGTGAAGGCGAAAAGACTTCAGGCATTTACACAGACGTAAACCTTGGCAACTCTTCTTTTGTTCAGTTCAGGTCTGAAGCCGGTAATATTCTGGACGGATTTTTCCTTGCTGCAGAGGCAGAAGATTCAGCTAATATAATTCTGAGCCCTTACCGCGTGCAACCAGACAGCGTTTACCCCGAAGAAAAACGGCCTGTGGTTCTGACTCCCGGCGCAGACAAAGAAAGCGTTAACTGACCTGACGCCTCTTAGCGGACTGTGCGTATGTTGTCTATGTAGATTGTTCCGCCCCTGCTGCAGTTTTCTATTCGGAATGCAATTTCTGTTATTTGTGAGCCGTCGCACAGTTTGGGAACTGAGTTCTTATGTTCATCTTTAAGGCCGTGCGATAAGTCAAAATAGACGTTTGTGTTTTCGCCGGTTCCAAGAATTACGGGTTCGGTAAGAATTGTTTCTTCTGATTTTGCCGCAATTCGTATTGAAACAGGCTCTGAAAGTGTATTGTATATGTCTGCGACTGCAAGTGTTGCTTCTTCCCAGACTGCACTTTCTATGGACGTGCTGTAAAAGCTAGCGTAACAGTTTTGCGGTACTGAAGAAAAAGTCCACATTCCGCAACGCATGTTTTCACTGCACCATTCTTCGCTTACGTCAGCTTCTATTGAATAGTTTTTTGAGTCAGTTTCCCCGGCAGCCTGCCAGAAGCAGATGTCTTCAAAATCTTCGCAGAGTGTTATGTTCCCACCTGGTTCAGGATTATTTATACAGGGAACTTTTGCCTTCTTTTCTTTTGAGGCCGGCTTTTGAGGCTGTTCATCGTGTGCCGTAACTGTCTTTTTTGTTGTTACGCATCCTGAAAGTAATGCTGCCAGTAAAAATGCAACTGTGAGTAATAATTTCTTCATTGTTAGAAATATAACAAATTATAAAGAAGTTTGCAAGTTAAATTTCAATTAAATTGAATAATTTGAGCCTGTTTTTTTCAGCCTATTCTTAACATTGACTTAAATCGTGGTTTTATATAAAGTTTAAGCAGTTTCTCACAGGAGGTTTTTATGAGAAAAATTGTTTTGTGTGCAGCAGCTGTTTTGGGACTCTGTTCTGCAACATTTGCCCAGGTTCTTCCAAAAAATATGATGAAGAATACATCCTGGATTGGTTTTGGAAAGCCGCTTTCGGGCGACCCCATGTTCTACGGACTTACAGACACTTTCCAGGCAAGATTTGACATAGGTTCATTTACTATAGAAGGAATGCTTAACTGGAGTCTTCTTGCAAATTATGACAATGAAGGAGATGTAGACAACTTTTCATTCGGAACATCAAACAGAAATCCGCTTTCACTTCATTACGGATACAATTACAACACCAGCAAGTATCCTGCATTCTTCAATAACGCGGCAAATGTAAGCAACGTTATTCAGGATTCATACTATGTAAACTTTTTGTGGCACTTTTCACGCAATTTTGACTTTGGTGTCGGAACAAAACTCAACTGGCAGGTTGGTCCGGCCCCTCGCTACGGTTCATGGCTTTGGGAATCAGATGCTCATGTAAGACAGGGAGGATTCAGCACAAAATACGATGACAGGTCGGGCTCTTATGCAAGCACTTCTACAGAAGCCGTCGGTTCGTACAAATTCAGTGTGGACGTTCCGGGATCTGCTGACGTTGTAGGATTTGTTCCCTATGCAAACAAGTATGCCAAGCGCGCACTTGGAATAAGATTTGTTTCTGACGGAAATATCGGTGTGGAACTTGGTGCTGCAATTCCAAACGGATTCAACACAGACAATCCTGCCTTTAACTTTGCTGCAAAAATAATCCCGGTTGACTGGCTTGAAATTTCTGCTGTTATGGAAGGAGCCTTTGAAAGTCAGGCAAATTTCTATGCAGGCTCTACAATCGGTGCAGACAATTTTGTGCTTGATTTGTATCTTGCCATGGACTCACTCTTTACCGATGCAGAAGACGATGAAGCTTACGGACTTGGAGCGGCGATTACATTCGAAATTCCACGTACAGAAATTTCTTTGCGCCCTGAAGTTGGATTCAACTTCTTTGAGAATTCTGATTACACAATGGCCTGGTATGCTTGCAGGAGACCTTTCATTTGACATAACACGCGATGTAGGATTCGGACTGTGGGTTTCATATGCTTCGGGTTCTTCAAAAAAATCATGGGATGATAGGGAAGTAACAAAAGATTACGACGGCGGACATATATTTGATATAAGACCTTCAGTAGACTTTGCCTTCTCACGCAACATTGCGTTTACAGGCTATGCCGATCTTGAATTCAGGACTGCATTTGACGGCCAGTCAAGAGACTGCTGGTCTGCCGGCTGCTACATGACATACACATTCTGATTTAACCATGCGCGCTTTTTTTTGCAAAAGTTTATTGTATAAAAAAAGCGTGCATGTTAATATGTGCACACTGCGTGCGTTTCAACGGAATCAGGTGCAAAGCCTGAGCTGGACGCCCAACGGTATATGCGGAACAATATGTTCTTAGATTCGTAAAGTTGTGAAATTGAACCTCTGGTTTCAAAAGAATGCAACAATGTTTTTTATAAAACTTTTGGTTACAAAAACACATTAAGTTTCGACACAAAAACCTCATTTTTGTATCGAAACTAAGTCACTGAGTAAAAACTCGGGAAGGCACGAACAGCATTAGCCCGGAAACTTTGGCGCGCGCTGCCGGTTATTATGCCGGCAATGTCTTCGTATGAAGGCATAATTCAATTTGGGAACGGAGCGCTCCTGTTCCCGGAGTATATATGAAAAGCACACGCTTATCCCTTCTTCGCGCAAAGGCAGTTCTTTTTGCGCTTGTTTCTGTTCTGGCATTTTCTTTTTCTGCCTGTAATGTTACTACCGAACCTGAAGTCGAGCATGTTTATAAGCAGATCGATGCAGATGACCTTCTGGTCGGTACCTGGACCGGCGGCAGCACAGAGTGGCCCGAATCCTACACTATAACAAACACAACCTTTGAAAGCAAAGGCTCCTACAAAGGTAACAATCTTGTAGTACAGAAGCTCGACTCTACCAGCGGCTATATTTACATTAAGTATACTGTTGCAATGAATGCAGACTGGTCATATTCAGAAACAGCCCCTGATGTTGGCAAATGGTACGCAATTTCCTACAAAGACCTGGGTGCAGAGAAAATTTCTCTCTCCGGTGCATATAAAAAAGACGGCGCAACTTCTTGCAAAACTTTGGATGAAGCCGTAACTGAGTTCACAGTAGACAACGGATATTTCGGAACTTATTCATCCTGCACACGACAGAAGTCCGAGTAATATTGAAAAGACTTGCATTTACTGCCGCTGCATTTGTTTTGTTTACAGCAGCGGCAGTCTGCCAGGAAACAAATCTTCCCCATATAACAACAACTGTAATCCGCAGCCTTCCCGCAGATGCAGTTGTTATTGACGGTGAAAAGCTTAAAAATTTTTCTTCGGCAGAGCAGGCTTTGGAGTCTGCAGGATTTTCTTTCAAAAAAACAAACGACGAACTTACTTTTCATGGCTACTGGAATTCTTCAATCAAAGTTTACATAAACGGAATTCTGATGAACGATCCCAATACCGGAAAATTTGATTTTTCTACACTGGACTTTGATTCTGTAAAATCAATTAAAATAGACACTTCCGCAGCAGACGGAGCAGTGAGCGTTTATATAGGAACATTTTCTTCTGACTACAACAGCGCGCACGGTGAGTTTTCTGCCTTTTCAAAAAGTTATCTTAACTCAATAAACGATACATCGGGTGCAAAAACTTCTTTTTCTGTGCCGCTGGTTTTTGAGAGCGGTTCGGCACTGTACCTGCAGGAAAATTTAAGCGCGTCGCAGGAAAAAAATCATTACGGTTACCGCCAAACGGACTTTTCAAAAGCCCCGTCTTTTTTGCAGTCTTACAGCGGTTACAAAAAAGAATATGCAGGACACGAAAATATTTTGGCAAACAATTCTCTGTGTATTTCATATTCTGACGCGCGGCTTCCCGGAGCAACAGCGGCTCTTTCTTCATACATTTCTTTTGCTGACGAAAACTGTGGTGTTACAGGCGGAACATATTACACGCGTGAAAACCAGAAAAAAATTTCTTTTGCAACGTCTCTTCCTGTATTTATTCCGCATGAAAAATGGAATATAAAAATTCTTCCTTCATATAAATTTTCTGATTTGGACTACACAAATGATGCGCGTAAACTTTTTTTGCGCAACAGATATTCTGTAAACAACTGCACATTTTTTTCAGAAGCGACAGTTCTGGATTTTTTGAAATTCACCGCAAATATTTCGTATGACTTTTCTGACGAGAATCATTCAAATGTAAAAAAAACAGAAGACTCTTCACAAACTAACGCCGCAACTGAACAAAAAATTTCGCATACACTTTTTACATCTTCATTTTCTGCTGCCGCTGCCTTTGATTTTTACGGCTGGAATATTACACTTGCTTTGCCTGTAAATTATTTTGATCCATCAAAAACATGGACGCTTTTATACAATGCGTGCGTTCAGAAAAAAATTATTCTGCCGCGTTCAGATTCAATTGATTTTTTTATAAGAGCGTCGCGCAATTCCACAAGCCCAGTTTTTCAGCAGCTGTATTATTCTGGCAACGGGGGAAAGGGCAATGAATCTCTTGTTCCCGAAACTGCATTTTCTTTTACCGCAGGTTCAGAATACAAAGGAAAAATAAATGCTTTTGTAAAACCGTTTCTTGTTTTTTACAAAGACAAAATTGGCTGGAACTATAACGGAACAGAATGGCTTTGCAAAAATTTCGGTTCGTCTGTAAATTACGGCAGCGATTTTTTTGTTTCTTCTGCAAAACTTTTTGATCCTTTTTTTATAGATGCATCCTATACTTTCTGCCGTGCGCGCCTTACATCAGATTCTTCTGTAAGAGGAAACCAGATTATGTACACGCCCGTACATTCCCTTTCGCTTTCCTGCGGAATATCTTTTTTGAAAAATTTTAAATGGTCCGCGCAGTTTGCATATTTTTCAAAAAAATTTACAGACAATTCAAACAAATCTTTTATTCCGGATTATTACAATCTTGACACAAAACTTGAATGGAAAAGTTCCGGTCTGAGCCTATCGCTTCTGTGGAAAAACGTATTTGACTTTCAGTATGCCGCGGCCGACAGTACGCCTTACCCCGGAACCTCGCTGACACTTTCTGTCTCGTTAAGTTTTTAAAATATTCTTGACAGAATGTTGCCTGTCATGTTAGACTGTATCTGTTATGAGAAACACAACCCGTTGGGCGCTGATAAT
Proteins encoded in this window:
- a CDS encoding pallilysin-related adhesin is translated as MQKKIIIGLLVCAVAALSVAFIVKKYFYSSDNQKVSASIVVPRVESEKEKSVENSSAVDEENTITSLIPLHSDETLISIVSMDFDGDSFDDQINAVKTSSSPYLSLVVGLYNPSISEYERMSVIPTEISQVRTFTYTGMDLTGDHRVSLVYQGFAENGDSILKAFFVGRKNGRFSLQVIADFRGDGTIFIQQVDRYDEYERSRAKGMSFPIWVYSSDVSKENTTDQLQTRYDWNEESGKYEQTRQIRVAGSRLAAKELARIQDGTVATFAGFLNGLWVKSGAREGEMSSLFFDYNLKEIIFFRDDVEEVYNWAHSTIRRNGIYLTAINQEIQNLQRRVDVSLRSVDSIHIRIQDDVRMPIIESNVWDGDYKKFTNASLSSQYTDSGKSSSKKILSLLESKKSWTTSDGTEIKFAGGRYVSAGEGEKTSGIYTDVNLGNSSFVQFRSEAGNILDGFFLAAEAEDSANIILSPYRVQPDSVYPEEKRPVVLTPGADKESVN
- a CDS encoding TonB-dependent receptor gives rise to the protein MKRLAFTAAAFVLFTAAAVCQETNLPHITTTVIRSLPADAVVIDGEKLKNFSSAEQALESAGFSFKKTNDELTFHGYWNSSIKVYINGILMNDPNTGKFDFSTLDFDSVKSIKIDTSAADGAVSVYIGTFSSDYNSAHGEFSAFSKSYLNSINDTSGAKTSFSVPLVFESGSALYLQENLSASQEKNHYGYRQTDFSKAPSFLQSYSGYKKEYAGHENILANNSLCISYSDARLPGATAALSSYISFADENCGVTGGTYYTRENQKKISFATSLPVFIPHEKWNIKILPSYKFSDLDYTNDARKLFLRNRYSVNNCTFFSEATVLDFLKFTANISYDFSDENHSNVKKTEDSSQTNAATEQKISHTLFTSSFSAAAAFDFYGWNITLALPVNYFDPSKTWTLLYNACVQKKIILPRSDSIDFFIRASRNSTSPVFQQLYYSGNGGKGNESLVPETAFSFTAGSEYKGKINAFVKPFLVFYKDKIGWNYNGTEWLCKNFGSSVNYGSDFFVSSAKLFDPFFIDASYTFCRARLTSDSSVRGNQIMYTPVHSLSLSCGISFLKNFKWSAQFAYFSKKFTDNSNKSFIPDYYNLDTKLEWKSSGLSLSLLWKNVFDFQYAAADSTPYPGTSLTLSVSLSF